In Felis catus isolate Fca126 chromosome A2, F.catus_Fca126_mat1.0, whole genome shotgun sequence, the following proteins share a genomic window:
- the ZNF804B gene encoding zinc finger protein 804B isoform X1: protein MACYLVISSRHLSNGHYRGIKGVFRGPLCKNGSPSPDFPEKEKSTAKALEDVKANFYCELCDKQYHKHQEFDNHINSYDHAHKQRLKELKQREFARNVASKSWKDEKKQEKALKRLHQLAELRQQSECVSGNGPAYKAPRVAIEKQLQQGIFPVKNGRKVSCMKSTLLLKGKNLPRSISDKQRSTMQNRHQLPMDRRYLFGNRVPQTSSDLSNANHRTGVSFSFSKKVHLKLESSASVFSENTEETHDCNKSPSYKAKETAEKCKCRRFASEDVPLTKEKDINITPSHLEHVLHNTFSISSQIVQDKNDSIDETLEDSIGIHASFSKSNIHLSDVAFTPCSREKEIRGTPKNTSENCINHSCQANASSSSPNIYRHSDARIFECLDEFPSLEPSKQNSTVHLNPNSRMEKREKSLDETERVGKNATRLVREACPHDVKSKPLPFLHVQSKDGHTTLQWPTELLLFTKTEPCISYGCNPLYFDFKLSRNTKSDHDSEDLKRELIKEPSEMKTTIESQVSGLIKDQQKLIQENDQSLKPKMMIANPDWESFRRKCNSGYSDSEPNMSKDNFSASDLEMKNPEVPAFLDISLKKCVENNDNSDNGLKEPSRTHWQSCQRVVLNDVNEGLSFSPYISRTKEPKLIPCDPHSDFEDANQFSWNSSPYPVRGHSDHGKDFSVIVNRNHISMTSRVSRCRNQTYKRNSPKLSLTRTSSPSDTYPGSTASLRATCSVHKSSDKGRGNLLYFCKREHNPVERHKGRHQNPNCLCVSEELAKSTCLPSEIQRDRNYRLWESFKNEKSSKHRYSRCRERYKLGKNQQQFSGPKSRRIAHCDSSSQVSCSGNSEEAPNCQGPQHRRLGSYSRERIYCLSKSERSQESSDSPRICDLGKVKSVQYNSGNISCLLRNCSTSPLESTELAITGERTPLTAKSLLERAQAKRCQEQSTNFEVSSKNCENESEAHSQIQCTIQFTPLGCNRPALPLSEKTQNTSKQRIDKGSTIQRTIEKDKVKSSQTNNFHVLVDPDCDNHLSKGIIHVVADSQSPNMKKNPTTKEPVKPLISEVQHCIQSRDPLPNDFPGAFPSNRYTGVTDSTETKEDQINPDLQDVSMHMNHVERNINSYSDRTLQKHDKVEDELEVCHKSSSPPLIQQPITFSPDEIDKYKLLQLQAQQHVQKQLLSKHLRVVPASGPTAFSPASAVQTVPVHQRTSITTIHHTFLQHFAVSASINSHGGPLPIAHLHPLSQPHFTPFTLSPLTPTIIPAHPTFLAGHPLHLVTAAPFHPPHIALQPLPSAALIPALFGPHLNPATASIIHLNPLIQPVFQGQDLCHHSCSSQMQQLNGVKEALNVPTHLN from the exons AGACTGAAAGAATTAAAGCAACGGGAATTTGCTCGAAATGTAGCTTCCAAGTCatggaaagatgagaagaaacaagaaaaagcacTTAAACGGCTTCACCAGCTGGCTGAGTTAAGGCAACAGTCTGAATG TGTTTCTGGAAATGGACCAGCATACAAAGCTCCCAGGGTAGCCATAGAAAAGCAACTCCAGCAAGGAATTTTCCCAGTTAAGAATGGCAGAAAGGTATCGTGCATGAAGAGCACTCTTCTCCTTAAAGGAAAGAATCTCCCCAGAAGCATTTCTGATAAACAGCGGTCCACCATGCAAAATCGACACCAGTTACCAATGGACAGACGTTATTTATTCGGAAATCGGGTACCACAGACATCTTCAGACCTCAGCAATGCAAATCACAGGACAggagtatcattttctttttccaaaaaagtaCATCTAAAATTAGAGTCTTCAGCATCAGTTTTTAGTGAGAACACAGAAGAAACACACGATTGTAACAAGTCCCCCAGCtataaagcaaaagaaactgCAGAGAAATGTAAGTGCCGCAGGTTTGCAAGTGAGGACGTACCTCTTACTAAGGAAAAAGATATAAACATCACACCAAGCCATCTGGAACATGTTTTACACAATACCTTTTCCATCAGCTCTCAAATCGTGCAAGACAAAAATGACTCTATTGATGAAACACTGGAAGATTCGATTGGCATTCATGCTTCATTCTCTAAATCTAATATTCATCTTTCAGATGTGGCTTTTACTCCTtgcagcagagaaaaagaaattcgaGGTACACCGAAGAACACTTCAGAAAACTGCATTAATCACTCATGCCAAGCAAATGCTTCCTCCAGCTCACCAAACATTTACAGGCACAGTGATGCCAGGATATTTGAATGTCTGGATGAGTTTCCATCACTGGAGCCAAGTAAGCAAAACAGTACAGTGCATCTGAATCCCAACTCcagaatggagaagagagaaaaatctttagaTGAAACAGAAAGAGTTGGCAAAAATGCAACAAGGCTTGTAAGAGAAGCATGTCCACATGACGTGAAGTCTAAACCATTGCCTTTTCTCCATGTACAAAGTAAGGATGGCCACACCACTCTCCAGTGGCCCACGGAACTTCTGCTCTTTACAAAAACGGAGCCCTGTATCTCTTATGGATGCAACccattatattttgattttaagcTTTCTCGGAACACAAAGAGTGACCATGATTCAGAGGACTTAAAAAGAGAATTGATTAAGGAGCCCTCAGAAATGAAGACTACAATAGAGAGCCAAGTCTCAGGTTTAATCAAAGACCAACAGAAATTGATCCAAGAAAATGATCAATCTCTGAAACCAAAGATGATGATAGCTAATCCAGATTGGGAAAGTTTCCGGAGAAAATGTAATTCGGGCTACAGTGATTCTGAGCCAAATATGAGTAAAGATAATTTTAGTGCAAGtgatttggaaatgaaaaatccTGAAGTGCCTGCTTTCCTTGATATCTCTCTAAAGAAATGTGTAGAAAACAATGATAATAGTGATAATGGACTTAAGGAACCTTCAAGGACCCATTGGCAAAGCTGCCAAAGGGTAGTTCTAAATGATGTAAATGAGGGCCTATCTTTTTCTCCTTACATCTCTAGGACTAAAGAACCAAAACTGATCCCTTGCGATCCTCATTCAGATTTTGAAGATGCAAATCAATTTAGCTGGAATTCTAGTCCTTACCCAGTGAGGGGTCATAGTGATCATGGGAAGGACTTTAGTGTAATTGTGAATAGGAACCACATCAGCATGACCAGCAGGGTTTCTAGATGTAGAAACCAAACTTATAAGAGAAATTCTCCAAAGTTGTCTCTGACTCGAACTTCTAGCCCTTCAGACACATACCCTGGCAGCACAGCCAGCTTGAGAGCTACTTGTTCAGTTCATAAGTCCAGCGACAAGGGCAGAGGCAATTTGCTGTACTTTTGTAAAAGAGAACACAACCCAGTTGAAAGGCACAAAGGGAGACACCAAAACCCGAACTGCCTCTGCGTGTCTGAGGAGTTAGCAAAGAGCACCTGCCTGCCATCTGAAATACAGAGAGACCGCAACTACAGATTGTGGGAAtcatttaagaatgaaaaatcctcaaaacatAGGTACAGTCGGTGCAGAGAAAGATATAAACTGGGCAAAAATCAACAGCAGTTTTCAGGGCCCAAATCCAGGAGAATCGCCCATTGTGATTCTAGCTCACAGGTTTCCTGTTCCGGAAATAGTGAAGAAGCACCAAACTGCCAGGGACCTCAGCACAGAAGATTGGGCTCTTACTCAAGAGAGAGAATTTATTGCTTAAGTAAAAGCGAGAGAAGTCAAGAGTCGTCGGACAGCCCTCGTATTTGTGACCTAGGAAAAGTAAAATCCGTGCAGTATAACTCTGGGAATATCAGCTGCCTTCTAAGAAATTGTTCTACCAGCCCTTTAGAAAGCACAGAGTTGGCCATTACAGGAGAGAGGACACCCCTGACAGCCAAAAGCCTTTTAGAAAGAGCGCAAGCCAAGAGGTGTCAGGAACAATCAACTAATTTTGAGGTCTCTTCAAAGAATTGTGAAAATGAATCAGAGGCTCATTCACAAATTCAATGCACAATTCAATTCACGCCACTGGGCTGTAACAGACCCGCACTGCCTTTGTCTGAAAAAACACAGAACACAAGTAAACAGAGAATTGATAAAGGCAGTACAATTCAAAGAACTATTGAGAAAGACAAAGTCAAAAGTTCACAGACAAACAATTTTCATGTTTTAGTAGATCCTGATTGCGATAACCATCTTTCTAAAGGTATAATTCATGTAGTAGCAGATTCACAGTCACCAAACATGAAAAAGAACCCAACAACAAAAGAACCAGTCAAACCTTTAATTAGCGAAGTCCAACATTGTATTCAAAGCCGTGACCCACTACCAAATGATTTCCCTGGTGCTTTTCCATCTAATAGATATACTGGTGTTACTGATTCCACAGAGACCAAAGAGGACCAAATAAATCCTGACTTACAGGATGTAAGCATGCATATGAATCACGTAGAGAGGAATATAAACTCTTACTCTGACAGAACTTTGCAGAAGCATGACAAAGTAGAAGATGAATTAGAAGTGTGCCATAAATCTAGCTCTCCCCCCTTAATTCAGCAGCCAATAACATTTTCTCCtgatgaaatagataaatataagCTCTTACAGCTACAAGCCCAGCAGCACGTGCAGAAACAGCTCCTCTCAAAGCATCTTCGAGTTGTGCCTGCCTCGGGGCCCACTGCCTTCTCTCCGGCCTCGGCGGTCCAGACGGTACCAGTTCACCAGCGcacctccatcaccaccatccaccacACCTTCCTGCAGCATTTTGCTGTTTCTGCCTCCATAAATTCCCATGGTGGTCCCCTCCCTATAGCTCACCTACATCCTCTTTCCCAGCCACATTTTACGCCGTTCACGTTGTCACCTCTGACTCCGACCATCATCCCCGCACACCCCACTTTCTTAGCGGGTCACCCGCTGCATTTGGTCACTGCTGCCCCCTTCCACCCACCGCACATCGCGCTGCAGCCCCTGCCCTCGGCCGCGTTGATCCCCGCGTTGTTTGGCCCTCACTTAAATCCAGCCACGGCTTCTATCATCCACTTGAATCCTTTAATCCAACCAGTGTTTCAAGGTCAAGATCTTTGCCACCATTCTTGCTCCAGTCAGATGCAGCAGTTAAACGGAGTGAAAGAGGCCTTAAATGTACCAACGCACTTGAACTGA
- the ZNF804B gene encoding zinc finger protein 804B isoform X2, which translates to MKSTLLLKGKNLPRSISDKQRSTMQNRHQLPMDRRYLFGNRVPQTSSDLSNANHRTGVSFSFSKKVHLKLESSASVFSENTEETHDCNKSPSYKAKETAEKCKCRRFASEDVPLTKEKDINITPSHLEHVLHNTFSISSQIVQDKNDSIDETLEDSIGIHASFSKSNIHLSDVAFTPCSREKEIRGTPKNTSENCINHSCQANASSSSPNIYRHSDARIFECLDEFPSLEPSKQNSTVHLNPNSRMEKREKSLDETERVGKNATRLVREACPHDVKSKPLPFLHVQSKDGHTTLQWPTELLLFTKTEPCISYGCNPLYFDFKLSRNTKSDHDSEDLKRELIKEPSEMKTTIESQVSGLIKDQQKLIQENDQSLKPKMMIANPDWESFRRKCNSGYSDSEPNMSKDNFSASDLEMKNPEVPAFLDISLKKCVENNDNSDNGLKEPSRTHWQSCQRVVLNDVNEGLSFSPYISRTKEPKLIPCDPHSDFEDANQFSWNSSPYPVRGHSDHGKDFSVIVNRNHISMTSRVSRCRNQTYKRNSPKLSLTRTSSPSDTYPGSTASLRATCSVHKSSDKGRGNLLYFCKREHNPVERHKGRHQNPNCLCVSEELAKSTCLPSEIQRDRNYRLWESFKNEKSSKHRYSRCRERYKLGKNQQQFSGPKSRRIAHCDSSSQVSCSGNSEEAPNCQGPQHRRLGSYSRERIYCLSKSERSQESSDSPRICDLGKVKSVQYNSGNISCLLRNCSTSPLESTELAITGERTPLTAKSLLERAQAKRCQEQSTNFEVSSKNCENESEAHSQIQCTIQFTPLGCNRPALPLSEKTQNTSKQRIDKGSTIQRTIEKDKVKSSQTNNFHVLVDPDCDNHLSKGIIHVVADSQSPNMKKNPTTKEPVKPLISEVQHCIQSRDPLPNDFPGAFPSNRYTGVTDSTETKEDQINPDLQDVSMHMNHVERNINSYSDRTLQKHDKVEDELEVCHKSSSPPLIQQPITFSPDEIDKYKLLQLQAQQHVQKQLLSKHLRVVPASGPTAFSPASAVQTVPVHQRTSITTIHHTFLQHFAVSASINSHGGPLPIAHLHPLSQPHFTPFTLSPLTPTIIPAHPTFLAGHPLHLVTAAPFHPPHIALQPLPSAALIPALFGPHLNPATASIIHLNPLIQPVFQGQDLCHHSCSSQMQQLNGVKEALNVPTHLN; encoded by the coding sequence ATGAAGAGCACTCTTCTCCTTAAAGGAAAGAATCTCCCCAGAAGCATTTCTGATAAACAGCGGTCCACCATGCAAAATCGACACCAGTTACCAATGGACAGACGTTATTTATTCGGAAATCGGGTACCACAGACATCTTCAGACCTCAGCAATGCAAATCACAGGACAggagtatcattttctttttccaaaaaagtaCATCTAAAATTAGAGTCTTCAGCATCAGTTTTTAGTGAGAACACAGAAGAAACACACGATTGTAACAAGTCCCCCAGCtataaagcaaaagaaactgCAGAGAAATGTAAGTGCCGCAGGTTTGCAAGTGAGGACGTACCTCTTACTAAGGAAAAAGATATAAACATCACACCAAGCCATCTGGAACATGTTTTACACAATACCTTTTCCATCAGCTCTCAAATCGTGCAAGACAAAAATGACTCTATTGATGAAACACTGGAAGATTCGATTGGCATTCATGCTTCATTCTCTAAATCTAATATTCATCTTTCAGATGTGGCTTTTACTCCTtgcagcagagaaaaagaaattcgaGGTACACCGAAGAACACTTCAGAAAACTGCATTAATCACTCATGCCAAGCAAATGCTTCCTCCAGCTCACCAAACATTTACAGGCACAGTGATGCCAGGATATTTGAATGTCTGGATGAGTTTCCATCACTGGAGCCAAGTAAGCAAAACAGTACAGTGCATCTGAATCCCAACTCcagaatggagaagagagaaaaatctttagaTGAAACAGAAAGAGTTGGCAAAAATGCAACAAGGCTTGTAAGAGAAGCATGTCCACATGACGTGAAGTCTAAACCATTGCCTTTTCTCCATGTACAAAGTAAGGATGGCCACACCACTCTCCAGTGGCCCACGGAACTTCTGCTCTTTACAAAAACGGAGCCCTGTATCTCTTATGGATGCAACccattatattttgattttaagcTTTCTCGGAACACAAAGAGTGACCATGATTCAGAGGACTTAAAAAGAGAATTGATTAAGGAGCCCTCAGAAATGAAGACTACAATAGAGAGCCAAGTCTCAGGTTTAATCAAAGACCAACAGAAATTGATCCAAGAAAATGATCAATCTCTGAAACCAAAGATGATGATAGCTAATCCAGATTGGGAAAGTTTCCGGAGAAAATGTAATTCGGGCTACAGTGATTCTGAGCCAAATATGAGTAAAGATAATTTTAGTGCAAGtgatttggaaatgaaaaatccTGAAGTGCCTGCTTTCCTTGATATCTCTCTAAAGAAATGTGTAGAAAACAATGATAATAGTGATAATGGACTTAAGGAACCTTCAAGGACCCATTGGCAAAGCTGCCAAAGGGTAGTTCTAAATGATGTAAATGAGGGCCTATCTTTTTCTCCTTACATCTCTAGGACTAAAGAACCAAAACTGATCCCTTGCGATCCTCATTCAGATTTTGAAGATGCAAATCAATTTAGCTGGAATTCTAGTCCTTACCCAGTGAGGGGTCATAGTGATCATGGGAAGGACTTTAGTGTAATTGTGAATAGGAACCACATCAGCATGACCAGCAGGGTTTCTAGATGTAGAAACCAAACTTATAAGAGAAATTCTCCAAAGTTGTCTCTGACTCGAACTTCTAGCCCTTCAGACACATACCCTGGCAGCACAGCCAGCTTGAGAGCTACTTGTTCAGTTCATAAGTCCAGCGACAAGGGCAGAGGCAATTTGCTGTACTTTTGTAAAAGAGAACACAACCCAGTTGAAAGGCACAAAGGGAGACACCAAAACCCGAACTGCCTCTGCGTGTCTGAGGAGTTAGCAAAGAGCACCTGCCTGCCATCTGAAATACAGAGAGACCGCAACTACAGATTGTGGGAAtcatttaagaatgaaaaatcctcaaaacatAGGTACAGTCGGTGCAGAGAAAGATATAAACTGGGCAAAAATCAACAGCAGTTTTCAGGGCCCAAATCCAGGAGAATCGCCCATTGTGATTCTAGCTCACAGGTTTCCTGTTCCGGAAATAGTGAAGAAGCACCAAACTGCCAGGGACCTCAGCACAGAAGATTGGGCTCTTACTCAAGAGAGAGAATTTATTGCTTAAGTAAAAGCGAGAGAAGTCAAGAGTCGTCGGACAGCCCTCGTATTTGTGACCTAGGAAAAGTAAAATCCGTGCAGTATAACTCTGGGAATATCAGCTGCCTTCTAAGAAATTGTTCTACCAGCCCTTTAGAAAGCACAGAGTTGGCCATTACAGGAGAGAGGACACCCCTGACAGCCAAAAGCCTTTTAGAAAGAGCGCAAGCCAAGAGGTGTCAGGAACAATCAACTAATTTTGAGGTCTCTTCAAAGAATTGTGAAAATGAATCAGAGGCTCATTCACAAATTCAATGCACAATTCAATTCACGCCACTGGGCTGTAACAGACCCGCACTGCCTTTGTCTGAAAAAACACAGAACACAAGTAAACAGAGAATTGATAAAGGCAGTACAATTCAAAGAACTATTGAGAAAGACAAAGTCAAAAGTTCACAGACAAACAATTTTCATGTTTTAGTAGATCCTGATTGCGATAACCATCTTTCTAAAGGTATAATTCATGTAGTAGCAGATTCACAGTCACCAAACATGAAAAAGAACCCAACAACAAAAGAACCAGTCAAACCTTTAATTAGCGAAGTCCAACATTGTATTCAAAGCCGTGACCCACTACCAAATGATTTCCCTGGTGCTTTTCCATCTAATAGATATACTGGTGTTACTGATTCCACAGAGACCAAAGAGGACCAAATAAATCCTGACTTACAGGATGTAAGCATGCATATGAATCACGTAGAGAGGAATATAAACTCTTACTCTGACAGAACTTTGCAGAAGCATGACAAAGTAGAAGATGAATTAGAAGTGTGCCATAAATCTAGCTCTCCCCCCTTAATTCAGCAGCCAATAACATTTTCTCCtgatgaaatagataaatataagCTCTTACAGCTACAAGCCCAGCAGCACGTGCAGAAACAGCTCCTCTCAAAGCATCTTCGAGTTGTGCCTGCCTCGGGGCCCACTGCCTTCTCTCCGGCCTCGGCGGTCCAGACGGTACCAGTTCACCAGCGcacctccatcaccaccatccaccacACCTTCCTGCAGCATTTTGCTGTTTCTGCCTCCATAAATTCCCATGGTGGTCCCCTCCCTATAGCTCACCTACATCCTCTTTCCCAGCCACATTTTACGCCGTTCACGTTGTCACCTCTGACTCCGACCATCATCCCCGCACACCCCACTTTCTTAGCGGGTCACCCGCTGCATTTGGTCACTGCTGCCCCCTTCCACCCACCGCACATCGCGCTGCAGCCCCTGCCCTCGGCCGCGTTGATCCCCGCGTTGTTTGGCCCTCACTTAAATCCAGCCACGGCTTCTATCATCCACTTGAATCCTTTAATCCAACCAGTGTTTCAAGGTCAAGATCTTTGCCACCATTCTTGCTCCAGTCAGATGCAGCAGTTAAACGGAGTGAAAGAGGCCTTAAATGTACCAACGCACTTGAACTGA